The following is a genomic window from Flavobacteriales bacterium.
CCGTGAAAAAAGTGAAAGAAGCCACCGAGGAGGAACTGGCCGAAGCCATTGGCAAAGCCAAAGCGAAGGTGGTTTTTGAGCATTTTCATGGGGCGTAGGCCGTACCTTTAGGTTTCGAGCGCCTCAGCCTACGCCTGCGCGCGGTGGGCGTACCCTGAGGTTCTCGAAGGGTACAGCGTGGGTGTCGTGCCAAATAATTCAGAATTAATTTTGTTTCATGTCTGGGTGGATGTACATATTAGAATGTTCTGACGGTTCATTTTACACCGGAAGCACAAAAGACCTTCAAACAAGACTCATC
Proteins encoded in this region:
- a CDS encoding GIY-YIG nuclease family protein produces the protein MSGWMYILECSDGSFYTGSTKDLQTRLI